A single window of Solanum dulcamara chromosome 5, daSolDulc1.2, whole genome shotgun sequence DNA harbors:
- the LOC129890159 gene encoding uncharacterized protein LOC129890159 isoform X1 yields MDSQLVEMCLESATESLDAVEAWRRQRRTLEIMPSHLAEALLHRLLRRRLLFPSLLEVFKFCVDGIDLRGESCVDAEWMAYLGAFDHLRSLNLSDCNKINNSAIWAITGMTNLKELDLSRCSKITDAGVGHLTTIPILEKLWIPETGVTADGVMLLTSLTNLSLLDLGGLPVSDSAVSNLKVLRKLQHLDLWGSEVSNKGASHLKWFPRLSSLNLAWTKVTMLPGLPSLACLNMSNCTIRSIFEGEGQKALLTKLILSGATIRDVSEAFLHLETSSLSLLDLSNSSLNSYCFLPYMSMISDLDLSGTSAGDESVEHIAFVGQNLRHLNLSRTKLSSAGLGTLAGFVRNLETLLLSYTAIDDSAIPFMCTMPLLKYINMSGTNIRGIPNDVDSDPNCVSSLSGLSSLDHLERLDLEETRIKDSALAPLPSFPKLSYLFLRSGSLADTTLHQLSSIRSLVTLGIRDGVLTNAGLDVFNPPQTMRILDLRGCWLMTEDALLSFQQRHPHIEVRHDLLSIALVKRLSVSPPLSQATPRAKLYKNKKGGPSTSPLSFNRDSFLDQRLKYTSEELLAMKFDSASISRDNVD; encoded by the exons ATGGATAGCCAACTGGTTGAGATGTGCCTGGAATCGGCGACGGAGAGCCTTGACGCCGTTGAAGCGTGGCGGAGACAGCGGCGGACACTGGAAATCATGCCTTCTCACCTCGCCGAAGCTCTTCTTCACCGCCTTCTTCGCCGCCGTCTCCTCTTCCCATCTTTACTCGA AGTGTTTAAATTTTGTGTCGACGGGATCGACTTAAGGGGAGAGAGTTGTGTGGATGCAGAATGGATGGCATATTTAGGTGCTTTTGACCACTTGCGTTCTCTCAATTTATCAGATTGTAACAAAATTAACAATTCAGCCATTTGGGCTATTACGG GAATGACGAACTTAAAGGAGCTTGACCTCTCCAGGTGCTCGAAGATTACTGATGCTGGAGTTGGACATCTAACAACCAtcccaattttggaaaagcTGTGGATTCCAGAAACAGGTGTCACAGCTGATGGTGTGATGCTCCTGACTTCGTTAACCAACTTATCTTTGTTAGATTTGGGAGGCCTGCCTGTATCTGATTCTGCTGTGTCAAATCTTAAG GTTCTCAGGAAGCTACAGCATTTGGATCTTTGGGGGAGTGAAGTATCAAACAAAGGAGCATCTCATCTTAAATGGTTCCCAAGGTTGAGTTCTCTGAATTTGGCCTGGACCAAGGTTACTATGTTGCCGGGTCTGCCTTCTCTTGCGTGCCTAAACATGAGCAATTGCACGATCCGTTCTATATTTGAAGGAGAAGGACAGAAAGCTCTTCTTACAAAGCTTATTCTGTCTGGAGCAACCATAAGAGATGTCTCTGAAGCTTTCCTACACCTAGAAACATCTTCCCTCTCTCTTCTGGATCTTTCCAATTCATCTCTTAATTCGTACTGCTTTTTGCCATATATGAGTATGATATCAGATTTAGATCTCAGTGGTACATCTGCAGGAGATGAGTCAGTTGAACACATTGCATTTGTAGGTCAAAATTTACGTCATCTAAATCTCAGCCGGACAAAATTAAGCTCTGCTGGACTGGGAACCTTAGCTGGTTTTGTTCGCAATCTTGAAACTTTATTGTTATCTTACACGGCCATTGACGATTCTGCTATCCCCTTCATGTGCACCATGCCTTTACTAAAATATATCAATATGAGTGGTACAAATATCAGAG GTATTCCCAATGACGTGGACTCTGATCCTAATTGTGTTTCGTCACTGTCTGGATTGTCTAGTCTTGATCATTTGGAGAGATTGGATTTGGAGGAGACTCGAATAAAGGATTCAGCTTTGGCTCCTTTGCCGAGCTTTCCTAAATTGAGCTATTTATTTTTACGGAGTGGTTCCCTTGCTGACACCACTTTGCATCAGTTGTCGTCTATTAGAAGCTTGGTAACCCTGGGTATTCGTGATGGTGTGCTCACTAATGCCGGGCTCGATGTTTTCAACCCTCCACAAACAATGAGGATTCTTGATCTCAGGGGTTGTTGGTTGATGACAGAGGATGCTCTGTTGTCATTTCAGCAAAGGCATCCTCATATTGAAGTAAGGCATGATCTTCTTAGTATTGCATTGGTTAAAAGGTTATCTGTTAGCCCACCTT